A single region of the Bartonella harrusi genome encodes:
- a CDS encoding DUF4815 domain-containing protein: MKHESGLPFAIDRSCGKDDQQSVVFYGQRPFIQSGELNEMQTIIRGRHDRLGRLVAKEGDRVERADAFVNKNAKTVTLTEGKIYIAGDIFPVSQAVLNAVSMVGRLEIGVKLQKTWITHEDNPELLGQVPGTLAQGEPGAARETAKLVWALKEDGQQGTFFPVYILQDGILIDQKSPSLLEPAMQAIATYDRAHGHYIVNGCRVTALGRKNGCQVFSIQEGEANINGFKRKRLAALRHEEREEFSTSVVPSETHIFAPQKGKTSFTFKSYYAPIADIHSLLLTKEKTVTVTRGAVVAGRDGVPDKSITSFLKVMQGNKEFKEGTDFKKTGDTIDWAPMGDEPRPGSSYTVTYRYRAQVTADKVTAQEITLSGGAQGGDIIVSYTYKLPRIDRIGLNTQGTVVYIKGISADHPMAPSVPEDVLSLATITNSWLDTPLVVNDGTRVAPYDEMWRYFQRVLSLDRLMQLERIKSNVDSKEPVAKKGMFADPFLDDTYRDEGFTQTGAVGNGILQLAIDPTFYTAPLRAPVTLDWTNEVIIAQELTTACEKINPYQNFAPLPGTVTLTPATDFWHEQRTDWLSSVTNQLFMGTHRGSSIRKQEAKDELINVAHEQIDFLRQITLGFKIEGFGKGEILDSLTFDGVNVLPKSRLVANGNGILEGSFKIPENIPAGTKNVVARGKGGTLATGLFTGQGVIDVKVMRHTTTVKIWTQVDPQAQVFTPEETRQITGLDFHLCKIGNPNHDLVIDLVTTENGYPTADIQAQSFYSMKGAKTGWAQARYDVPLLVPNDRLTAFVIKTDDSDHSLSLAKLGGFDEEQQRFVSSHPYVTGPRFSSVNAQTWSAHQDEALAFRVLAARYRQTTKTIDLGTFNLVNCSDLQIRSTVELPSSDCSVIFEIERNNGTIYQLLPFQLLSLTEYINEKVQLRAILKGTEKLSPILFAPVQLIAGKIHNTATYVTRAFAFGEKARLTSYIKTFLPGGSTFTLEMQRDDGAFTPLTLEETEQLSEPLWTERKFVSSNKTARQARLKLTLTGGPCARSMLRDFGAGIL; encoded by the coding sequence GGGCAACGTCCCTTTATCCAAAGTGGTGAACTCAATGAGATGCAAACCATCATCAGGGGGCGCCATGACCGTTTGGGGCGCTTGGTCGCCAAAGAGGGAGACCGTGTTGAACGAGCCGATGCCTTTGTCAATAAAAACGCAAAGACCGTTACTTTAACAGAAGGCAAAATCTATATCGCAGGGGATATCTTTCCGGTCTCACAAGCGGTTCTGAATGCTGTTTCGATGGTTGGGCGTCTTGAAATCGGTGTGAAGTTGCAAAAAACATGGATTACCCATGAGGATAATCCAGAACTGTTGGGGCAAGTTCCCGGCACCTTGGCACAAGGAGAACCCGGTGCGGCACGCGAAACAGCAAAGCTTGTTTGGGCCTTAAAAGAGGATGGGCAGCAAGGCACGTTCTTTCCTGTTTATATCTTACAAGACGGCATTTTGATTGACCAAAAGTCCCCCTCACTGCTTGAACCCGCCATGCAAGCCATTGCTACTTATGACCGTGCCCATGGTCATTATATCGTCAATGGATGCCGGGTGACGGCTCTGGGACGAAAGAATGGATGCCAAGTGTTTAGCATTCAAGAAGGAGAAGCCAATATCAATGGCTTTAAGCGCAAACGCCTTGCTGCTTTGCGCCATGAAGAGAGGGAAGAGTTTTCGACAAGCGTTGTGCCTAGTGAAACGCATATTTTTGCCCCGCAAAAAGGCAAAACAAGCTTTACCTTTAAAAGCTATTATGCTCCCATTGCCGATATCCACTCTCTTTTGTTGACAAAAGAAAAAACCGTCACAGTTACACGCGGTGCGGTCGTTGCTGGGCGAGATGGTGTTCCCGATAAAAGCATCACCTCTTTTCTCAAAGTCATGCAAGGCAACAAGGAATTTAAAGAAGGAACAGATTTTAAGAAGACCGGTGATACCATTGACTGGGCACCGATGGGGGATGAACCGCGTCCTGGCAGCAGTTACACGGTAACCTACCGCTATCGTGCACAAGTGACCGCCGATAAGGTCACGGCACAGGAAATCACGCTCTCAGGGGGGGCGCAAGGGGGGGATATCATTGTCAGTTACACCTACAAATTGCCCCGTATCGACCGTATCGGGCTTAATACACAAGGCACGGTTGTCTATATCAAAGGAATCTCCGCTGATCATCCCATGGCGCCCAGTGTTCCTGAAGATGTTCTCTCCCTTGCCACCATCACCAACAGTTGGCTGGATACGCCGCTTGTGGTCAATGATGGCACGCGCGTTGCCCCCTATGATGAGATGTGGCGTTATTTTCAACGGGTGCTGTCCCTTGATCGCTTGATGCAATTAGAGCGTATTAAAAGCAATGTTGACTCGAAAGAGCCCGTTGCCAAAAAAGGCATGTTTGCTGACCCGTTTCTTGATGATACTTACAGAGATGAAGGGTTCACGCAAACAGGAGCTGTTGGCAATGGTATTTTACAGCTGGCTATTGATCCAACCTTTTACACCGCCCCCTTAAGGGCTCCTGTCACCCTTGACTGGACCAATGAAGTAATCATTGCCCAAGAATTGACAACCGCTTGCGAAAAAATCAACCCCTATCAAAATTTTGCTCCTCTGCCTGGTACAGTGACCCTCACACCCGCGACAGATTTTTGGCACGAGCAGCGCACCGATTGGCTCTCAAGTGTCACCAATCAATTGTTTATGGGAACGCACCGTGGGAGCAGCATTCGCAAGCAAGAGGCAAAGGATGAACTGATCAATGTTGCGCATGAACAAATCGATTTCTTAAGACAAATTACCCTTGGCTTTAAAATTGAAGGTTTTGGCAAGGGGGAAATTTTAGACAGTCTCACCTTTGATGGTGTGAATGTCTTGCCAAAAAGCCGCCTTGTTGCCAATGGCAATGGCATTTTGGAAGGTAGTTTTAAAATCCCTGAAAATATTCCTGCCGGCACCAAAAATGTTGTAGCACGAGGCAAAGGGGGAACTCTTGCGACAGGTCTCTTTACCGGGCAAGGTGTTATTGATGTGAAAGTGATGCGGCACACCACAACAGTCAAGATCTGGACGCAAGTGGACCCGCAAGCGCAAGTCTTTACACCAGAAGAAACACGGCAAATCACCGGTCTTGACTTTCATCTTTGCAAAATCGGCAATCCCAATCATGATCTGGTCATTGACTTGGTGACAACCGAAAACGGTTATCCCACCGCCGATATCCAAGCCCAAAGCTTTTATTCCATGAAGGGGGCAAAAACCGGATGGGCACAGGCACGCTATGATGTCCCACTCCTTGTCCCCAATGATCGGTTAACGGCTTTTGTCATTAAAACCGATGATAGTGATCATTCCCTCTCACTCGCAAAGCTTGGAGGATTTGATGAAGAACAGCAAAGATTTGTCTCAAGCCACCCTTATGTGACCGGTCCTCGTTTTTCCTCTGTCAATGCGCAAACATGGAGTGCCCATCAAGATGAGGCTTTGGCTTTTCGTGTCTTGGCAGCACGCTACAGACAAACAACAAAAACCATTGATCTTGGTACCTTTAATCTTGTTAACTGTTCTGATTTGCAAATACGTAGCACGGTTGAATTGCCTTCCAGTGATTGTTCGGTGATCTTTGAAATTGAAAGAAACAATGGCACAATTTATCAACTTCTTCCCTTTCAATTGCTTAGTCTTACCGAATATATCAATGAAAAGGTTCAGCTTCGTGCTATTCTCAAAGGCACGGAGAAACTCTCCCCCATTCTGTTTGCTCCTGTTCAGTTGATTGCCGGCAAGATCCATAACACAGCAACCTATGTTACCCGTGCTTTTGCCTTTGGTGAGAAGGCAAGATTGACCAGCTATATCAAGACCTTTTTACCAGGCGGCTCCACATTCACCCTCGAGATGCAACGGGATGATGGTGCCTTTACCCCCCTCACCTTAGAGGAAACAGAACAGCTTTCTGAACCCCTTTGGACAGAGCGAAAATTTGTCAGTAGCAATAAGACAGCAAGGCAAGCACGCTTGAAGCTGACGCTCACCGGTGGACCTTGCGCACGGTCAATGCTGCGTGATTTTGGTGCGGGTATTTTGTGA
- a CDS encoding Bgr_08870 family protein, translating into MTKTKKLAMELPKEGRFISSEFPILRENLTKLDQAIMEVEEKLDEKAPAKHTHSIGDVTNLEAALKSKMPANKTFSFADLGDIEGAKDAANNYVLYKASNNHFTFGSAVSLLGAHQHKIEDIVGLDRFRAKINEDLTSYGRLAQANEWQNYNKFTSKVTIAGDLELISNSSLNLMHNGEIVTSLSITGSKLKGPLKVDGAEVYSKDEAVIALQEIRDEITKLRKATSPLEVLVTESGPIPWPEGVSDNTDIEIWAWGGGGGGGYGNSSGGGGGGGSARVQIKGSQLKFSRSVQIGCGGKGGDASYGGGSGGGSTIIKDIIRAGGGGGGTGNLSSYGGSGGDGEINGNGRGGSGGGSYSTNTSVNGSSSTFGGGGGGCYAHYKVSGGTFNARYSTSIGHGGSSIYGGAGGGCGAQKSQGGYSGKGGNGGNSGGNKAGGGGGYFPGKSGDEGGNGGNGAVLLRFFI; encoded by the coding sequence ATGACAAAAACCAAAAAGCTTGCAATGGAATTGCCCAAAGAAGGGCGTTTTATCAGTTCTGAATTTCCTATTTTGCGTGAGAACTTGACAAAACTTGATCAAGCCATAATGGAAGTTGAGGAAAAGCTAGACGAAAAAGCTCCTGCAAAACACACGCATAGCATAGGGGATGTTACAAATCTTGAGGCAGCCCTCAAAAGCAAGATGCCAGCAAATAAAACCTTTTCCTTTGCTGATTTGGGCGATATTGAGGGCGCTAAGGATGCTGCGAACAATTATGTTCTCTACAAAGCAAGCAACAATCATTTTACCTTTGGCAGTGCTGTCTCCCTTCTTGGAGCGCACCAACATAAAATTGAAGATATTGTTGGTCTTGATAGATTTAGAGCCAAGATTAATGAAGATCTGACAAGCTATGGGCGCCTAGCACAAGCCAATGAATGGCAGAATTATAACAAGTTTACCAGTAAAGTCACCATTGCTGGTGATTTGGAACTCATAAGCAATTCGTCATTGAATCTCATGCATAATGGGGAAATCGTCACAAGTCTCAGCATCACGGGCAGCAAGCTTAAAGGACCGCTCAAGGTTGATGGTGCGGAAGTTTATAGCAAAGACGAAGCTGTTATTGCTCTTCAAGAAATACGTGATGAAATCACAAAACTGAGGAAAGCGACCTCTCCCCTAGAAGTTCTTGTAACAGAAAGTGGTCCCATTCCATGGCCTGAAGGTGTTAGCGATAACACCGATATCGAAATATGGGCGTGGGGTGGCGGAGGAGGTGGTGGATATGGAAATAGCAGTGGTGGAGGTGGCGGTGGAGGAAGCGCGCGTGTTCAAATTAAAGGATCTCAGTTGAAATTCTCAAGAAGCGTTCAAATTGGATGTGGTGGAAAAGGTGGTGATGCTTCCTATGGTGGTGGCAGCGGAGGTGGAAGTACAATTATTAAAGACATTATCCGTGCAGGTGGTGGCGGCGGTGGTACTGGAAATTTGAGTAGTTATGGTGGCAGTGGTGGCGATGGAGAAATAAATGGCAATGGTCGCGGCGGTAGCGGTGGCGGCTCCTACTCTACCAATACCAGTGTCAATGGTAGTAGTTCTACTTTCGGAGGCGGTGGTGGTGGCTGCTATGCACACTATAAAGTCAGTGGTGGCACTTTTAATGCCCGCTACTCTACATCTATTGGTCATGGTGGAAGCTCTATTTATGGTGGTGCTGGAGGTGGTTGTGGTGCACAAAAGAGCCAAGGAGGCTACAGTGGGAAAGGAGGAAATGGTGGAAATAGTGGTGGCAATAAAGCTGGTGGAGGTGGAGGCTATTTTCCAGGAAAGTCTGGTGACGA